From Gemmobacter sp., the proteins below share one genomic window:
- a CDS encoding NAD(P)/FAD-dependent oxidoreductase gives MNDKVQPLAAEDARRLADGVAQANIPTLLMVLVQATGDLKWLDAPYRPRRGRGLDDNDSGGLPEDIQSEIRAAATRAILDMQAGAPLALPEPSPDLLARMLTVSMAEDVPDNYGENIAAGLGIGPDARRPQRLNTPEGFRVLIVGAGISGICAGIRLQQAGIPFEIWEKDDAVGGTWYENRYPGCGVDTPNHLYSFSFARNDWEHYFALRDELYAYFRGVAEQNGLMDHITLNARVDSCRWDAAAQDWVVSISRGGQTITRRANVVISGVGVLNIPQVPPIKGLESFPGLSFHTAHWPQDLDLTAKRVAIVGNGATAMQVVPAIADQTDHLTVFARSKQWAAPFPQFRQRVPDAVRYLLTTVPLYQAWYRQRLAWTFNDRIHPTLQKDPDWPHPERSLNAVNDRHREQFIDYVKSELGERQDLLDKVLPDFPPFGKRMLLDNGWYRTVARPDVTLVADHLAEVRGDVLIAGDGSEHRADVLILATGFKAAEILSSMDVQGRGNRRIAEVWDGDDARAYLGTTVAGFPNLFTLLGPNVGLGHGGSIIGSIENQMDYVMNALALMFDRGAAELEVRQDVHDAYNARVDAAHDRMVWTHRGMSNWYRNSKGRVVAITPWRNDDFWRMTRRADPADYILTPPRKTQDQVA, from the coding sequence ATGAACGACAAGGTCCAGCCGCTTGCGGCCGAGGATGCCCGCCGTCTGGCGGATGGGGTGGCGCAGGCCAACATCCCCACCCTGCTGATGGTGCTGGTGCAGGCCACCGGCGATCTGAAATGGCTTGACGCGCCCTATCGGCCCCGCCGTGGCCGTGGGCTGGATGACAACGACAGCGGCGGCCTGCCCGAGGATATCCAGTCGGAAATCCGCGCCGCTGCCACCCGGGCTATCCTGGACATGCAGGCCGGCGCGCCGCTGGCGCTGCCCGAGCCGTCGCCCGACCTGCTGGCCCGGATGCTGACCGTTTCGATGGCCGAGGATGTGCCCGACAACTATGGCGAGAATATCGCCGCCGGGCTGGGCATCGGCCCCGATGCGCGGCGCCCGCAGCGGCTGAACACGCCCGAAGGGTTCCGGGTGCTGATCGTGGGCGCCGGCATTTCCGGCATCTGCGCCGGCATCCGCCTGCAACAGGCGGGGATCCCGTTCGAGATTTGGGAAAAGGACGATGCGGTTGGCGGGACGTGGTATGAAAACCGCTATCCCGGCTGCGGGGTGGATACGCCCAACCACCTCTATTCCTTCAGCTTTGCCCGCAATGACTGGGAACATTACTTCGCCCTGCGGGACGAGCTTTATGCCTATTTCCGGGGCGTGGCCGAACAGAACGGCCTGATGGACCACATCACCCTGAACGCCAGGGTGGACAGCTGCCGCTGGGATGCGGCGGCGCAGGACTGGGTCGTCAGCATCTCGCGCGGGGGGCAGACGATCACCCGCCGGGCGAATGTGGTGATCTCGGGCGTGGGGGTGCTGAACATTCCTCAGGTGCCGCCCATCAAGGGGCTGGAGAGCTTCCCGGGCCTGTCCTTTCATACCGCGCATTGGCCGCAGGATCTGGATCTGACGGCCAAGCGCGTGGCGATCGTCGGCAATGGCGCCACGGCAATGCAGGTCGTGCCGGCGATTGCCGACCAGACCGACCATCTGACGGTCTTTGCCCGGTCGAAACAATGGGCGGCGCCCTTTCCGCAGTTTCGCCAGCGCGTGCCCGATGCTGTTCGGTATCTGCTGACCACTGTGCCGCTGTATCAGGCGTGGTATCGCCAGCGGCTGGCCTGGACGTTCAACGACCGCATCCATCCGACCTTGCAAAAGGATCCCGACTGGCCGCATCCCGAACGGTCGCTGAACGCGGTGAACGACCGGCACCGCGAACAGTTCATCGACTATGTGAAGTCCGAACTGGGCGAGCGGCAGGACTTGCTGGACAAGGTGCTGCCGGACTTTCCGCCCTTTGGCAAACGGATGCTGCTGGACAACGGCTGGTATCGCACCGTCGCCCGCCCCGATGTGACGCTGGTGGCCGACCATCTGGCCGAGGTGCGGGGCGATGTGCTGATCGCCGGCGATGGCAGCGAACACCGGGCCGATGTGCTGATCCTGGCGACCGGGTTCAAGGCGGCGGAAATCCTGTCGTCGATGGATGTGCAGGGCCGCGGCAACCGCCGCATTGCCGAGGTGTGGGATGGCGACGATGCCCGCGCCTATCTGGGCACCACGGTGGCGGGGTTTCCGAACCTGTTCACCCTGCTGGGGCCGAACGTGGGGCTGGGCCATGGCGGCAGCATCATCGGATCCATCGAGAACCAGATGGATTACGTGATGAACGCGCTGGCGCTGATGTTCGACCGGGGCGCCGCGGAACTGGAGGTGCGGCAGGACGTGCATGATGCCTACAACGCCCGCGTCGATGCGGCCCACGACCGCATGGTCTGGACCCATCGCGGCATGAGCAACTGGTATCGCAACAGCAAGGGCCGCGTGGTGGCCATTACCCCATGGCGCAACGATGATTTCTGGCGGATGACCCGCCGGGCAGACCCGGCCGATTACATCCTGACCCCGCCGCGCAAGACGCAGGATCAGGTGGCCTGA